One Megamonas hypermegale genomic window carries:
- a CDS encoding TRAP transporter small permease: MSTFDKIFGKIEEIIAGICLIVMSVLAFANVCARYFFHASFSFSDEITTYLFVLLSLMGAAIAAKRHEHLGFTVIEDLVSPKIKRVLNFISYLMAVVFSALIFYYGILMVISQYNLEQKTANMQWPEWIFGSFVPIGAFFVLVRFLQILIHIIKGKNRKEERKALEQQRQEEMM; this comes from the coding sequence ATGTCTACATTCGATAAAATATTTGGCAAGATTGAAGAGATTATTGCTGGTATATGTTTAATTGTAATGTCAGTATTAGCATTTGCTAATGTTTGTGCACGTTATTTCTTCCATGCGTCATTTTCTTTTTCAGATGAGATAACGACATATCTATTTGTTTTATTAAGTCTTATGGGGGCAGCTATAGCGGCTAAACGTCATGAACATTTAGGATTTACTGTTATTGAAGATTTAGTTTCTCCAAAAATAAAACGAGTTTTAAATTTTATAAGTTACTTAATGGCAGTAGTTTTTTCGGCATTGATTTTTTACTATGGAATTTTAATGGTAATTAGTCAATATAATTTGGAACAAAAAACAGCTAATATGCAGTGGCCAGAATGGATTTTTGGTTCTTTTGTTCCAATTGGAGCGTTTTTTGTACTTGTAAGATTTTTACAGATACTCATTCATATTATTAAAGGTAAAAATCGCAAAGAAGAACGTAAAGCTTTAGAACAACAACGTCAGGAGGAGATGATGTAA